One part of the Algibacter sp. L1A34 genome encodes these proteins:
- a CDS encoding (2Fe-2S) ferredoxin domain-containing protein: MGKNIANTTHTFFFCDGGSCQKAGGEKVIRAARAYLRNNDNWNDTHTIKTRCNGRCEDAPTCIVHPGEFWYKELTPEKITHIVKGHIQNECPLETELLYREGWEEQVSNKEIAPIKPKPFEFKSDEELGDCLITRGFSSDQYLYPLFLFLLEKPEGVTLQLPNKPHLAFKDINAVNYSKEFTLELQTKTDCLEFFIAAVPKENKELQQLKISSTEYFYQKETTKTGIRFKNKFGKTLGRIEFDSINTEAWQYCTKIQLQRLTLDLSQL, from the coding sequence ATGGGGAAAAATATAGCCAATACAACACATACTTTTTTCTTTTGCGACGGTGGTTCTTGTCAAAAAGCAGGCGGAGAAAAAGTTATAAGAGCTGCAAGAGCTTATTTACGTAACAATGATAATTGGAATGATACACATACCATTAAAACACGATGTAATGGTAGATGTGAAGATGCACCTACTTGTATTGTACACCCTGGAGAATTTTGGTATAAAGAACTTACACCAGAAAAAATCACCCACATTGTTAAAGGACATATACAGAATGAATGTCCTTTAGAAACCGAACTGTTGTATCGAGAAGGTTGGGAAGAACAGGTTTCTAATAAAGAAATAGCACCTATAAAACCAAAACCTTTTGAATTTAAAAGCGATGAAGAATTGGGAGATTGCCTTATTACAAGAGGCTTTAGTTCCGATCAATATTTATATCCATTATTCTTATTTCTGCTAGAAAAACCAGAAGGTGTAACACTTCAGTTACCTAATAAACCTCACTTAGCGTTTAAAGACATAAACGCGGTAAACTATTCAAAAGAATTCACGCTAGAACTCCAAACTAAAACCGATTGTTTAGAATTTTTTATTGCTGCTGTTCCAAAAGAGAATAAGGAATTGCAACAATTAAAAATTTCGAGTACAGAATATTTTTATCAAAAGGAAACTACAAAAACAGGCATTCGTTTTAAAAATAAATTCGGAAAAACTTTAGGTAGAATAGAATTTGACTCTATAAATACCGAAGCTTGGCAGTACTGTACAAAAATACAGTTGCAACGTCTAACTTTAGATTTATCACAGTTATGA
- a CDS encoding pyridoxal phosphate-dependent aminotransferase — MLNGHGDDLHLIEGEIKHNFSSNVYYKGCPKVLLDVVSKCVNQIQSYPSPSASELNVLAAKKFQLNSEQFLFTNGATEAFYLIAQLFSNKRAAIVAPTFAEYEDACKIFHLNYELIASTELKKTNADLVFICNPNNPNGNVFSKDELEFLFQQKPETTFVIDEAYIEFTTRIESIVSLTAKYSNLIIVRSLTKTFTIPGLRLGYVVSNASNIVKLLSLKMPWSVNLLAIKAGEFILENYDALQFNASELLEETTVFKQQVAQLNGFKVIESNTSYFLVELLHKSAKELKHYLIEEHQILVRDATNFKKIDGEFIRLSTQSKEANNILIKALKAWD, encoded by the coding sequence ATGTTAAATGGCCACGGAGATGATCTTCATTTAATTGAGGGCGAAATTAAACACAACTTTAGTTCGAATGTATACTATAAAGGATGCCCTAAAGTATTGCTTGACGTGGTTTCAAAATGTGTTAATCAAATTCAAAGTTATCCCTCTCCTTCCGCAAGTGAATTGAATGTATTAGCGGCTAAAAAATTTCAACTAAATAGTGAACAATTTTTGTTTACCAACGGAGCAACAGAGGCATTTTATCTAATAGCTCAATTATTCTCTAATAAGAGAGCAGCTATAGTAGCACCTACGTTTGCAGAATACGAAGATGCTTGTAAAATCTTTCATTTAAATTACGAGTTAATTGCTTCAACCGAACTAAAAAAGACTAATGCAGACCTTGTATTTATATGTAATCCTAATAATCCAAACGGGAACGTTTTTTCTAAAGATGAATTAGAATTTCTTTTTCAGCAAAAACCAGAGACTACATTTGTTATTGATGAAGCATATATTGAGTTTACAACGCGTATTGAATCCATTGTGTCATTAACGGCAAAGTACAGTAATTTAATAATTGTTCGTTCCTTAACCAAAACATTTACCATTCCTGGATTGCGTTTGGGGTATGTAGTTTCTAATGCTTCAAACATAGTAAAACTTTTAAGTTTAAAAATGCCTTGGAGTGTGAATTTATTGGCTATAAAAGCTGGTGAATTCATTTTGGAAAACTATGATGCACTTCAATTTAATGCTTCAGAATTATTAGAGGAAACAACTGTTTTTAAACAGCAAGTGGCACAGTTAAATGGTTTTAAGGTTATTGAAAGTAATACGTCTTATTTTTTAGTTGAATTGTTACATAAATCGGCTAAAGAATTAAAACACTATTTAATAGAAGAACATCAAATTCTAGTTCGCGATGCTACAAATTTTAAAAAAATAGACGGGGAATTTATTCGACTTTCGACACAAAGTAAAGAAGCAAATAACATTTTAATTAAAGCTTTAAAAGCATGGGATTAA
- the cbiB gene encoding adenosylcobinamide-phosphate synthase CbiB codes for MGLNHIYILIFAFTFDLILGDPIKMPHLIVAFGNSISLGEKWLNKGRYKFLKGALLVIVLVSFSFIVPYLIIRWLNASNFQISAIVFSTLMLFYCLANKTLIKEGLAVFSTLKKEGLDAGRKRLSWIVGRETNNLSEQQIRVATFETMSENLSDGVIAPLFYFLILGVPGAMAYKMINTFDSMVGYKNDRYIWFGKFAAKLDDVVNYIPARITAILLLFVQFKLSGLRFVFKEGSKHSSPNAGYPEAALAYILDCQFGGPNYYHRKLVEKPFIGNNNRDIKHEEIKIVTHINYKVSILFCFIIIGVILLFQYA; via the coding sequence ATGGGATTAAACCATATTTACATTTTAATTTTTGCCTTTACTTTTGATTTAATTTTAGGAGACCCCATAAAAATGCCACATCTTATTGTCGCGTTTGGTAATAGTATTTCTTTAGGTGAAAAATGGCTTAATAAAGGTCGTTATAAGTTCTTAAAAGGTGCTTTATTAGTTATCGTATTGGTTAGTTTTTCTTTTATTGTGCCCTATCTAATTATTAGATGGTTAAATGCTTCCAATTTTCAAATTTCAGCTATTGTCTTTTCAACACTTATGTTGTTTTATTGTTTGGCAAATAAAACGTTGATAAAGGAAGGTTTAGCTGTGTTTAGTACTTTAAAAAAGGAAGGGTTGGATGCTGGACGTAAGCGTTTATCTTGGATTGTGGGGCGTGAGACTAATAACTTGAGCGAACAACAAATTAGAGTAGCAACTTTTGAAACGATGTCGGAAAATTTAAGTGACGGTGTTATTGCGCCACTTTTTTATTTTTTAATTTTGGGTGTTCCAGGAGCAATGGCTTATAAAATGATAAACACCTTCGATTCCATGGTTGGGTATAAAAACGATCGTTATATATGGTTCGGTAAATTTGCCGCAAAATTGGACGATGTAGTTAATTATATTCCTGCTCGAATTACTGCTATATTATTGTTATTTGTTCAATTTAAATTAAGCGGTTTGCGGTTTGTTTTTAAAGAAGGCAGTAAACACAGTAGTCCGAATGCAGGTTATCCAGAAGCAGCTTTAGCATATATTTTAGATTGCCAGTTTGGAGGACCAAATTATTATCATAGAAAACTGGTAGAAAAACCTTTTATAGGAAACAATAACCGAGACATAAAACATGAAGAAATTAAAATAGTTACACATATTAATTATAAAGTAAGTATACTATTTTGTTTCATTATTATTGGCGTTATATTACTGTTTCAATATGCATAG
- a CDS encoding AAA family ATPase, with protein sequence MHSLQKKYIITGAPGTGKTTTINLLKNTIPCMDEVSRKIILEEQQNNRNGVPWGDINRFSDLVFNVTSQELLTSKAQVCDRSLLDLEAYLVLENKTIPHYLQDFPYQDTYHNTVFFAPTWFDIYCQDGQRLQEFDYCLKLEKVLLEQYKNKGFEIIILPKASPQKRAKFITESIL encoded by the coding sequence ATGCATAGTCTTCAAAAAAAATATATTATTACAGGAGCTCCAGGCACTGGGAAAACGACGACCATAAATCTTCTAAAAAACACGATTCCTTGTATGGATGAAGTGTCTAGAAAAATTATTCTAGAGGAACAACAGAATAATAGAAACGGTGTGCCTTGGGGTGATATTAATCGTTTTTCCGATCTTGTTTTCAATGTAACGAGTCAAGAATTATTAACTAGTAAAGCTCAAGTTTGCGACAGATCGTTATTAGATTTAGAAGCTTATTTAGTTTTAGAAAATAAAACCATTCCTCATTACTTACAAGATTTTCCTTATCAAGACACTTACCATAACACCGTTTTTTTTGCACCAACTTGGTTTGATATTTATTGTCAAGACGGACAAAGGTTACAAGAGTTTGATTACTGTTTGAAATTAGAAAAAGTACTTTTAGAACAGTACAAAAACAAAGGTTTTGAAATTATAATTTTACCTAAAGCTTCTCCTCAAAAAAGGGCAAAATTCATTACAGAATCGATACTATAA